One window of Burkholderiales bacterium genomic DNA carries:
- the recO gene encoding DNA repair protein RecO, whose amino-acid sequence MSKAGNQASRQELGFVLHAYPFRETSLVVEIFTRGSGRLAMVARGARRASSILRGHLMAFQPLLLSWGGKSELRTLYRSEWQGGMAQLRGLGLICGFYLNELLLRFLLREDPHETLFDTYRESIAALAGSGDYAATLRRFEKNLLREMGYALALEREADTDVPIDPARLYAYVIERGPVPMEKARDPAIEVRGKTLLDLACDNYSDPVTLQQGKILMRQLVAHYLGSRTLHTRQLLLDLQQL is encoded by the coding sequence GTGAGCAAGGCGGGCAACCAGGCAAGCCGGCAGGAGCTCGGTTTCGTACTGCACGCTTACCCGTTCCGCGAGACCAGCCTGGTGGTCGAGATCTTCACACGCGGCAGCGGGCGCCTGGCCATGGTGGCGCGTGGAGCACGGCGCGCAAGCTCGATCCTGCGGGGCCATCTCATGGCGTTCCAGCCGTTGCTGCTCTCCTGGGGCGGCAAGAGCGAACTGCGCACGCTGTACAGATCCGAATGGCAGGGCGGAATGGCCCAGCTCCGGGGGCTGGGCCTGATCTGCGGCTTCTATCTGAACGAGCTGCTGCTGCGCTTCCTGCTGCGGGAGGATCCCCATGAAACGCTGTTCGACACCTACCGGGAATCGATCGCCGCGCTGGCCGGCAGCGGAGATTACGCGGCCACCCTGCGGCGCTTCGAGAAGAATCTGCTGCGCGAAATGGGTTACGCGCTCGCCCTTGAACGGGAGGCCGACACCGATGTTCCGATCGATCCGGCGCGACTATACGCCTATGTCATCGAACGCGGGCCGGTTCCAATGGAGAAGGCACGCGACCCAGCGATCGAGGTTCGCGGCAAGACGCTGCTCGACCTCGCGTGCGACAATTACTCCGATCCCGTGACGTTGCAACAGGGCAAGATCCTGATGCGCCAGCTTGTCGCGCACTATCTCGGCAGCCGCACCTTGCATACCCGGCAGCTCCTCCTGGATCTGCAGCAGCTCTGA
- a CDS encoding DUF4845 domain-containing protein, producing MKRQRGITFVGMIFVGALIVLVAIVGIRLVPAYIEYATILNHVRELARSPDAKAASIAEIQQLFNRRAQIDDIRSVSGADLEITKDGEQVSIVAVYSRKVKLLGNVSACIDFTAASE from the coding sequence ATGAAGCGTCAGCGGGGAATAACCTTCGTCGGGATGATCTTCGTCGGAGCGCTGATCGTGCTGGTCGCGATTGTCGGCATACGGCTGGTGCCGGCCTACATCGAATACGCGACCATCCTCAACCACGTGCGGGAGCTGGCACGCTCTCCCGATGCCAAAGCCGCCTCCATAGCTGAAATCCAGCAGCTTTTCAATCGCCGCGCGCAGATCGACGACATCCGTTCGGTCAGCGGGGCGGATCTGGAAATCACCAAGGACGGCGAACAGGTTAGCATCGTCGCCGTGTACTCCAGGAAAGTGAAGTTGCTGGGCAACGTCAGCGCCTGCATCGACTTTACCGCGGCGAGCGAGTAA
- a CDS encoding pyridoxine 5'-phosphate synthase, which yields MTKLSVNVNKIALLRNSRAVGIPNLVRLARIALEAGAHGITVHPRPDRRHILPEDVMELNALIAAHPGVEYNIEGNPFYQVMELVASVLPDQCTLVPDEPKAFTSDHGWDLRQDGERLRPIVAQLKRLGVRVSLFMDPIPENMIRAKEVGADRVELYTEPYARAFSTSDEAAALERYAAAARAAREAGLGINAGHDLNRENLTAFLRAVPDVLEVSIGHALVSDALEFGMAKSVSLYLDAIARGSAQ from the coding sequence ATGACCAAGCTCAGCGTCAACGTCAACAAAATTGCGTTGTTGCGAAACTCACGCGCCGTCGGCATTCCCAACTTGGTGCGCCTAGCGCGCATCGCGCTCGAAGCCGGCGCGCACGGCATTACCGTTCACCCCCGGCCCGACCGCCGTCATATCCTGCCAGAAGACGTGATGGAGCTGAACGCACTGATCGCCGCGCACCCTGGCGTGGAGTACAACATCGAGGGCAATCCCTTCTACCAGGTCATGGAGCTGGTAGCCTCGGTACTGCCCGATCAGTGCACCCTCGTGCCGGACGAACCAAAGGCCTTCACCTCCGATCATGGGTGGGATCTGCGGCAGGATGGGGAGCGTCTGCGACCGATCGTCGCCCAGTTGAAACGGCTCGGTGTGAGAGTCAGCCTCTTCATGGACCCGATCCCAGAGAACATGATTCGAGCAAAAGAGGTCGGCGCCGACCGCGTGGAACTATATACCGAACCATATGCGAGAGCCTTCTCCACCTCGGACGAAGCCGCTGCGCTCGAGCGCTACGCCGCGGCGGCCCGCGCGGCGCGCGAAGCCGGGCTCGGTATCAACGCCGGACACGACTTGAACCGCGAAAACCTGACCGCCTTCCTGCGAGCCGTACCCGATGTCTTGGAAGTCTCCATCGGTCACGCGCTGGTCTCCGATGCCCTGGAGTTCGGCATGGCGAAGAGCGTAAGCTTGTATCTGGACGCGATCGCGCGAGGCAGCGCGCAATGA
- the era gene encoding GTPase Era produces the protein MTFRAGYVTIVGRPNVGKSTLLNRLVGAKISIVSRRPQTTRHRVRGIVTEPDAQLVFVDTPGFQTAHSSALNRLMNRAVLRSLEDVDAVLAVVEAAGIRNEDRAILQLIPGNLPVVLAINKIDLLKDRRTLLPMIAQAARLQDFAAIVPICARQGSQLHELVDALKPHLPPGEMLFDPEMVTDRNERFLASELVREQLFHALGAELPYRTTVVVEAFAEEAHLRRIHASIIVDKKNQKAIVIGAKGERLKAIGTRARRQMERIFQGKVHLELWVRVKQGWADDPRLLKSLGYE, from the coding sequence ATGACTTTCAGGGCAGGATACGTCACCATCGTCGGGAGGCCCAACGTGGGCAAATCGACGCTGCTCAACCGGCTGGTTGGAGCGAAAATAAGCATCGTGTCGCGCCGCCCGCAGACCACACGCCACCGGGTGCGGGGGATCGTGACCGAGCCCGACGCACAGCTGGTTTTCGTGGATACGCCCGGCTTTCAGACGGCGCACTCCTCCGCGCTCAACCGGCTGATGAATCGCGCCGTGCTGCGCAGTCTCGAGGACGTGGACGCCGTGCTCGCCGTCGTCGAGGCGGCGGGCATCCGCAACGAGGATCGGGCGATCCTGCAACTGATCCCCGGGAACTTGCCGGTGGTGCTGGCCATCAACAAGATCGATTTGCTCAAGGACCGCAGAACACTGTTGCCGATGATTGCGCAGGCGGCGCGGTTGCAGGATTTCGCCGCCATCGTGCCCATCTGCGCGCGCCAGGGCAGCCAGCTCCACGAACTTGTGGACGCGCTCAAGCCGCATCTGCCGCCGGGCGAAATGCTGTTCGACCCCGAGATGGTGACCGATCGCAACGAGCGCTTTCTTGCCTCCGAGCTGGTGCGTGAGCAATTGTTCCATGCGTTGGGCGCGGAGCTGCCCTACCGAACGACCGTTGTTGTGGAGGCGTTCGCCGAGGAGGCGCATCTGCGGCGCATTCACGCATCGATCATAGTCGACAAGAAAAACCAGAAGGCGATCGTGATCGGCGCCAAGGGCGAGAGACTCAAGGCGATCGGCACCCGCGCACGCAGGCAAATGGAACGGATATTTCAAGGCAAGGTACATCTCGAGCTGTGGGTACGGGTCAAGCAAGGCTGGGCCGATGACCCGCGACTGCTCAAGAGCCTGGGATACGAGTGA